The Hyalangium minutum DNA segment ACTTCGAACACGGCTGTCCGCTCGCCCTCATAGAGCCCCTCCTCACGCCCCTCCTCACGCCCTTGGGCTACATACTTCCGGGCAAATTCGCTCTGGTACTCATAGTTGCCTCGTTTCATCAGGTCCTCCAGGGCGACGCGAGCCGCCGCGCTGAGCGATGACATCGCTAAATCAACGTAAAGGCGGACGCGCTCGGTATCAAGGCCCCTCACCGCCGCCATGACTGTCTTGACGATGGAGGCGCCTACCTCCTCGTGGCCATGTGCCATGGCAGACAGCACCGCCAGTTCTGGATCATCGCGAGCAACCTGCTCCTCCAGGATGACTGGAATCGAGTTTGCCCCCATCACGAGAGGCCTGAGCGTGAACTCCGGATGCCCCAGGTCGATGGGCTGTCCACACCACCGTGCCACCGAGGCGTCCGGAGCGACCACCAGCAGCGCGGTGGGACACTTCACCCGTGAGCGGAGGCTGGTGAGGTACAACGGCCAGCTCATGCGCTTGTCCTCATCCCGTGACAGCTGCACTTCCACGACGATGGCGAAGACGGGCTTGCTGTCCGAGAGGAGGACCACCAGATCGGCCCGGTACTCGGTGGGCACCACCTGGGTGAGCTCTGCGGATTCCACCCGCGCCTCGGTCCACGGAGGCAAGCTCAGGCCCAGCGTGTCGCGCAGCAACTCCGGCGCCAGCGCAGGGCGGTTGCGAAACAAGAGCAAGAGTCCTTCGTGCTGCATCGAAGCCATGGCTCAGCAACGTAGGAGATAGGTCTGACAACTGCCGACCTCACTGGTTGGGGCGGCGATCTTGTGCTCCACTTCTGGAATGGCCTCGTTGCGGATCGACGGGTGACGCATGCCCGTACACACTCCATCGTTGGACCTGCCCGGCGACTCCACCTGCCTCGACTGCGAAGGAAGGGGCTGGCTGCACATGACCAGCGGTTTGCATGGGCGCCAGATTGAGCGCTGTGACTCGTGCCGCGTCTTCGGCATGGACGAACAGGCAGAGGCAGTGCACGACCAGGTCTGCGGCTGCTCGTGGGCCGGCTCCGAAGAGGATGCAATGGACAGTTGATGTCAGCCAGGAAGCGCCTCACTTCAAGACCGCGAGAGCCAACCCCTCGGGTTCTTCACTCTCTTCCCTTGAAAACCTTCACTCTGGAGGATGGAGCCACAACGGGCTTGGCTGGCGCTCTCCCTGGGTGCGGAACGCGAGTACGCAGGGAACGTGGGGTACGCCGATGAGCTGGACCGATGCAGGGAAGGTCACACGTTCGAGACCCCCAAGATTACCTCCGAGCCCTGTACCCACTTCGAAGCCCACTTTGAGGGCACATGCTTCCCAGTTCCAGGGCGCATCCCTGTTCAAGAGGTGCGCAAGGCCTGCCCACGGTTCAATGGGCAACTGGCCATTCAAGCATTGGATCTGGAGCGCTTGGATGGCAAAGCCGCGCTCCTCCGCACCCTGTCAGCGTCACTCCAGCCCTCGCACCAGGAACCCTTGTTGTTCGCGCACGATGCCGCAGAAGACGCTTACGTCCCCAACGAACTGGACGAGCGCACGGTGCTCAAACGTCAGATCCGTGCACGGCGAGGACAAGCCACGTTCCGCCAAGCGCTCCGAGAGCGCTTCGACGACACGTGCCTCGTCACCCGTTGCAAGCTTCCGGATCTGCTCGAAGCAGCCCATATCTCTCCCTACCGAGGCCAGAAGGATCACCATCCATCGAATGGGCTCCTCCTGCGCGCGGACATCCACACGCTCTTCGATCTGGACCTCCTCGGGATTGACCCGGCGACGCTGCAAGTCCACCTGCACCCGAGGCTCCATGGCTTGGGGTATGACGCCTTTGCAGGGCAGGTGCTAGCATGCAACCCCCACCATCTGAGCCGAGAAGCGCTGGAGTCCCGCTGGGGTCTTTTTCAGGCCAATCTCCCAGCGGTGGGCTTCGCCCCCAGAGGAGAAGCCTGAAAACGATCCTCGTGAAGTGCGGGGTCCTGACCAGGGTCCTCGGGCTCGTAGCGCTCTAGGAACCACTGGATGGAGCTCGCACGGTCGAAACCCTCTTCATAGCGGAAGATGACAAGGCCCGATTCTCTGCGCACTACCTCGACGCACCAGGGTCGTGGCTCGACGCACTTGATGCGCCACCACGCTCCCGGCTTCAGGTGCTGCTCAAGGTCGGCGAGGAGGGCGCTGCTCTCTGGCTGCAACTTCGCCTCTTGCTGCTTCTCGCTTTCGGCAGTGCCCATGGGCCCCCAAAAGTGGGCTTGCCCCGGTTGGTTTCGTGGACAGGGGTCTTATATTGCCAACCTATCAGGTAGGGCGGCCCTCTCATAGTCCCAAGGCTTCAAGTAGCCCAGGCTCAAGTGCCGACGCTTCCGGTTGTAGAAGACCTCGGTGTGCTCTGGGCTGTCCACTCCACCCAAGCTCAGCCTACCCCGAGAGTAGGCAGCTGTCAGCGCACCCCTCAGGGCTTCTTCACGAACGTCATCGCGGGGCGGTCGTTCTTGCCCTTCCCCGCCGCGCGCAGCGCCGCCGGATCCAGCCCCGACAGGTGCAGCGCCGTCGAGTACACGTGCCCCGGATCCGAGATGTAACTGTTCGGGTTCTTCGTCCGCCCCGAGATCAACAGCCCCGTGTCCGGATCGTACGCCGGGTCCAGCGTCCCGTCCGGCATCATCGGGATGCCCTCCAAGGACACGCTCCCCACTCGCCCAAACTGCGAGTTCCCCTTCACCGTCCCGCCCAGGAACGCCACGCTGTTCACTCGCCAGTGCTGGCAGCAGTCCTGGGCCATGATCTCGTCGTACTTCTGCGTGTCCGTCAGCCCCGCATTCGCCAGGATCGCTTCCACGTCCCCGCTGATCGTCCGCCCCATCTCCGACGCCAGCACGATCGTCGTGTAGTCGAAGTAGCTCTTCCCCGACGTCCCGTACTGCGTGTTCTTCAGCCGCGTCACCAGCGCCTTCAGCGGATTCCACAGGTTGCGCCGCATCGTCGCCGCCTGGTCCGTCTGCCCCAGGTTGCTCATGATCGACCGGCGATCCCGGTGCGAGTCGAACAGCCGCAGGCCCCGGTTCTCGATGAAGAAGCCGATCGACAGCCCCTTCGTCATCATCTCGTACGCCATCAGCGCCTGGACGTTCGTGTTCGGCGTCTCCTTCGAACGCGCCGGGTTGCCGTTGATCGACGCCGACTCCGTCGTCTCGTCCGCCGCCGCCACTCCGAACTCGGCCCGCAGCGTCGCGTCCGTGAACATCGTCTGCGGGTTGATGGTGACGCCCGTCCCTCCCGTCAGCGCCCGGTGAATCGTCAGCGCCGAGGAGAACGCCCGCACCGACTCACCGTTCTTCTCCGCCAGGAAGTTCGACTGCAGGTTGTCCGTGAACTGGCGAATGCGCGCGTTGCGCTGCCCCTGCGACACGCTCCCCAGCGACATCAGCCGGTTGCGCATGTCCGCCGGCGTCTTCCCGTACAGCGTGTGCGCGTGCACCGGCCCCAGCTTCTCGTAGTACCCCGTCCCCTCCGGGTACGACGGAATCGACAGCTCCCCGTCCGACAGCCACCGGTGCCAGCTCAGGTGCGGCAGCAGGTACCCGTTGCCGTACGCCTCGCAGAACGCCTGCATCACCGTGCGCTCGACCGGCTGCCGGTACGCCGACAGCGACGCGCTGTAGCGCCCGTAGTGGTACTCCCACCGGCCACCCGAGTGGAACGTGTTCCCGTTGTGGCTCGACACCACCGCCATGTTCGGGAACAGCGGCACCCCGTCCTCCGCCAAATAGCCGTACTGGATGCCCCCCGAGGTGCGCGGCGGGTTCAGCGGGCTCGTGCCGTAGCTCTTCGGCCGGTACTTGTGCTGGCTCCACGTCGGCGCGGGCCGCAGCGTCCCCGCCGGAATCGAGCGCGTCGCGTCGTTCGGCGTGTGCACCGGGTTGAACATCGAATACCCGTCCCAGCCTCCCTCCTGGAACCAGTAGATGAGGAAGCGCGGCTCGGCGGCGAGCTCCGCCGCAGCGGCCTCGGCGATGCCCAGCTCCTTCTTCGTCCCCGGCACTCCAAAGCTCCGGAAGAAGCGGAGCCAGTCCAAGGTGCTGATCGCGGTGCCGGCCATCGCACCAGCAAGGAATTGACGGCGGTTCATGGTGCGCGTCCCCGTGGGCTCAGCGGTGGGTGTACTCGGGCGAGAGGGCGATCGTCTTCAGCACCGCCTTCAGGTTCCCGTTGTCGGCCTGCGCCACGTCCCAGAGCCGCTTGTACATGACGCGCTCGTCCTGGGTGTGCCGCATCTCCCGGCCAAAGAAGAGGATGTACTGCGCGTTCAGCGTCCGGCGCGCGAAGGACTCCTTGAGCACCGCCTTCTGCGCGAAGGCCGACATGCCCTGGCCCTTGAAGGCGTACGCGCCCACCAACCCCCGGTCGCTGTCGTCGATGGGCCGCCCCTGCTCGTCCGTGGTGCGGTACGTGCCGTCATCCGCCCAGCGCAGCCGCTGGTGCGACAGCGGCGTCAGCGTCTGATGGCACGAGAAGCAGAGGCTCGTGGGGTCCACCGTGGAGGCCGCCGTCGCCGCCCCGCGCATGTCGAACACCTCCGAGGGAATCTCGAAGATGGAGCCCATGAAGTCCGTCATCACCCGCGCCGCGTAGTTGTAGTGCGGCAGGCCCGGCTTGTTCTGCAGGAAGCCCTTCATCGTCAGCACGCCCGTCTTCCCGTGCTCCGAAGGCCGCGACACCTTCGCGAAGTCCGTGGACACCGAGTAGTCGCCCGTCAGCAGATCCTGGAACGGCGTCCCTGTGGTGGCCAGGTACGTCCACAGCCGCGCGGGCTCGTCCGTGTCCGCCGTGCCCTCGCTCTCCGTGCGCACCCGCATCTTGTGGAAGTAGTACGTGCGGAAGTCCACCGAGGCCAGGTACCCGTCCACCATCTGCTCCCAGCTCTTGCGGCCTGCGTCGAAGTCCGCCAGCTCCGTCGCGTTGGGCGGCCGACCCACCAAGTCCTGCGCCAGCTTCACCAGCAGCAGCCTGTCCTTCTCCCCCCCCGTGCGGCTCTCGTACGAGGGCGGCAGCGTGAAGAGGAAGTCCGGCGAGCGCATGATGCCCTCGCACAGCCCACTCCACGCCTTGGGCAGATCCGCCTCGTAGTTCGCCAGGTCCTTCACCAGCGCGTAGCCGTCCGTCTTCTCCTGCGGGGTGCTTGGCCG contains these protein-coding regions:
- a CDS encoding HNH endonuclease signature motif containing protein → MEPQRAWLALSLGAEREYAGNVGYADELDRCREGHTFETPKITSEPCTHFEAHFEGTCFPVPGRIPVQEVRKACPRFNGQLAIQALDLERLDGKAALLRTLSASLQPSHQEPLLFAHDAAEDAYVPNELDERTVLKRQIRARRGQATFRQALRERFDDTCLVTRCKLPDLLEAAHISPYRGQKDHHPSNGLLLRADIHTLFDLDLLGIDPATLQVHLHPRLHGLGYDAFAGQVLACNPHHLSREALESRWGLFQANLPAVGFAPRGEA
- a CDS encoding DUF1501 domain-containing protein — translated: MNRRQFLAGAMAGTAISTLDWLRFFRSFGVPGTKKELGIAEAAAAELAAEPRFLIYWFQEGGWDGYSMFNPVHTPNDATRSIPAGTLRPAPTWSQHKYRPKSYGTSPLNPPRTSGGIQYGYLAEDGVPLFPNMAVVSSHNGNTFHSGGRWEYHYGRYSASLSAYRQPVERTVMQAFCEAYGNGYLLPHLSWHRWLSDGELSIPSYPEGTGYYEKLGPVHAHTLYGKTPADMRNRLMSLGSVSQGQRNARIRQFTDNLQSNFLAEKNGESVRAFSSALTIHRALTGGTGVTINPQTMFTDATLRAEFGVAAADETTESASINGNPARSKETPNTNVQALMAYEMMTKGLSIGFFIENRGLRLFDSHRDRRSIMSNLGQTDQAATMRRNLWNPLKALVTRLKNTQYGTSGKSYFDYTTIVLASEMGRTISGDVEAILANAGLTDTQKYDEIMAQDCCQHWRVNSVAFLGGTVKGNSQFGRVGSVSLEGIPMMPDGTLDPAYDPDTGLLISGRTKNPNSYISDPGHVYSTALHLSGLDPAALRAAGKGKNDRPAMTFVKKP